The window ATTTGAActaaaaaaactgaattcaaatcttcagataattattgattatttagcCATGgcaaatgtattttttcagaGGCAACTAggggtgcagtagatagagcactagacttggaatgAGGACAATatgagatcaaatctgaccttagactaTTCCTCCACACAATCTCCCCAGAAATGGGGGATTGTGTCATCCTAATGGAAACAGAGGGCCATCGATTATTATTCAGGAGGGGAGTGATATGAACAAATGGGCTTTTTTGTAATAATAGTTTGACAGCTTTTtttggagaatgaattggagagggaaaagacagGAGGCAGAGAGACTAGTTAGGAAGATATAGCAATAGTGCAGAGGTAAAATGATGAGAGTCTGGACCAGCATAGAAAGTCTGTGGGTAAATAGGGAAAAGAGAACAAATACGGGAGATGTTTATAGCGAGAATTTTTAACCTAGGGATCCCATGGACAGATTTTAAGGAAGCTaaaaatttgaatagaaaaaaacacatctatatttttattaacttCTAACTACAttaagcatttccttcaatttatttaatctatttaaatACTTTACTCTGAGAAGGGATTATATCTATTCATCTTactgctaaaaaagaaaaaaaaaataccaaaggtacaagaaatattttttttaaaagtttttagagaaaaaaatgacagtttCTTACTGTCACTTTCCTCATTAGAAAATGGGaaattagggcagctaggtggcacagtggatagactaccagccctgaagtcagaaggaactaggttcaaatctggtctcagatacttaacacttcctagctgtttgaactgggcaagtcacttaactccaattgcctcaggaaaaaaaaagggggggtgagGGGGGAGAGGATTATCTACAGTAATACAGACATATTAATcattgggttgttgtgaggaccaaaggggaaaaagttATCTCATATCTACTTAATAGGATCTCAGAATATGAACTCTTGCCAACATTTAAGTATTCTATTGGAGTTAGCtaatatgatgataatgatattatTAAAGTTTCTCAGAAGGTCATTTAAGGTCATAATCCAGCCCTTTGTAAGGCAGTAACCTCTCCTCCAATGTTCATAGGAGTAATCATTCATTCTAAGAAATCCAGGTCCTTACCTATTGATGGGGGAGGTCACCATTAGAAGTTCACAGAGTGGggatccaaaaaaaaatcatgtagtCTAATCTATCCCCAGGAGCAATCCTCACTAAAAAATTCCTGACAATAAGTCCACACTCTGTCCACGTTTTTTGTCTGCTCAACATTTTCATCAAGATTTGGATGAAGTCAGAGATGACATACATCAATTTTGGAGATGGCAAGATACTTCAGAGAATAAAACATATGTTgatgacagaatcaggattttTAAAGCTCTGAAAAGATGAAATCTAAAAAGGTAAACTTTACTGAATCACTGACACTCTGACATCTCCAGCATTTGGAGTTCGTTGCATCCAAAACTAAAATGTAATACTATATAGTCATCTAGTCAACAACTCTCCTTGATGTATGCTTTCTTAATAGCTAGGTCACTGAATATGCCCCTGTGGTATCATTTACCTgcatattaataaaatcaaaaaactAAGAGCTTAGTTTGATCAGCGTTGTTCATGGAGTTAGGCTGATTCTTAAATGATCACTACTGCTCTCCTAGAATGTTCATAAACCATTAATTGAATCATGCCTAAAAATCTGATGAAGATGCAAAGTTGAGGTCAAAATCCATTAGTGTTCAAAAtctatcttcttcctttatttcattagCAGAATAACAGTTTTCTTTAGCCAGTTTTGGGGCACCTCTCCCATTCTCCCCATTTTCACAAAGATCAATGCCAGTGATTCAACAATCATATCTCCTAGGAATTTTAGAGTCTTGTGATGTAGTTCATCCAGATCTGATCACTAGGGAATTAACTAAAGGCAGCCAGATGCTTATTTAcctttattatcttatttttttaccttatttatttACCTTATTTACCTACCTCACTTTTCTTGACTTTTAGCTTCACTTAAACAATGCTTGTTCTAACTTACAAAACTAACTCCTTGTCTAAAGATCATGCAGtttgtcagaaaaagaaattcttataAGATTTCAttactccttccttctttgttttgttttgttttcatcattCTGTCAACCTTGAGCAAACACCCAATCccttcttttgatttcttctccaaaaaaagacctcaaaaagtgcttcataaaatattctttcaaaatatatatattttttaatttatatacacatgtatgcatatataaacatatagagaAAGGGTTACTTTTTGTCTTTACAACACAGTCACTTCCAAACTTACCTCCCCAGATTGAATACAGACtgtgaataaagaaaaacaatttattaatgtCATATGTATTTCAAGACTGCTGGTGTGTGTCCTATTCTCATCAAGAAAATTTTTGTGAAGTGTAAATCTGACCATGACGTCCCACTGCTCAGTGAACTCCAGTGGCATCCTATTATATCCAGCAATATATATAAACTCCTCTCTTTGGCAGTTAAAAATCTTCATGCCTCACCCTTGTTTACCATTGCTTTTTTCAGgattagaaattaaaaacaaatgttttgacatgcctattttcccaaattctCTCTAGCACTGACCATGCTTTTTTCTGGTTTCTGCCACTTTTCAAGATGTCAcagttaattttatttgtatttctatttctttgattaatttgaaGCATGTTTTCATGAGGTCttcattgatttattatttttctaagcaTTGGTTGTTCATACTTTCTGATGAAGCATTTGGAGGATGGCATTTGTGTTACATATATTGCtctcaattttatatttattttagatcTCAATCTATGAGTAGTGAGATTTCATAGTTTCCCATTgtcctatttctcttctaattctgtttttaCTGATTTTATTCAACACTAACATTCAAATCAACCTGGAATgcaatattttaaattcttatctCATTCTTTCTATATTTGCTTCTAAACAGACAGATGGAAGGGAGAAATCAGTCTGGAATCTCAGAGTTCATGCTTCTGGGTCTTTCAGAGGACCCAGAGCAGCAGAGACTTCTATTCTTCCTGTTCCTCTTTATGTATCTGATCACAGGGCTGGGGAATCTGCTCATCATGATGGCTATTATCTCTGACCCACACCTCCATACCCCCATGTATTTCTTCCTCAGCAACCTATCCCTGGTTGATATCTGCTTCACCTCCACCACAATTCCCAAAATGTTGAACAATCACATATTCAAAAACAGAACAATCCCTTTTGCTGGGTGCCTGACACAAGTATTCTTCTTCATTTGGTTCGCAGGGATCGATAGTATCCTTCTCACTGCCATGGCTTATGACCGCTATGTGGCTATTTGTGCACCCCTACACTACAGCACAGTCATGACTCCGAGGGTCTGTGCCCTTCTAGTACTAGTGTCTTGGTCTTGGGCCTGTGCTAATTCCCTAACACACACCGTCTTGCTGACCCGACTCTCTTTCTGTGGCCACAATGAAATCCCTCACTTCTTCTGTGACCTCAGTCCCCTTTTAAAGTTGGCCTGCTCAGACATGTTTATCAATGACTTGATGGTCTATACAGTGGGAGCTCTGACAACAATTCTACCCTTCATTGGAATCCTCATCTCCTATGCTCACATTTTCATGGCTGTAATGAAGATTTCATCTGTGAGTGGGAAGCAGAAAGTTTTCTCCACCTGTGGATCCCACCTCACTGTGGTCTGTCTCTTCTATGGGACAATCATTGGGGTGTACTTCAGTCCCACATCCACCCACACAGCCCAACAGGATACAGCAGCAACTGTGATGTACACTGTGGTCACCCCTATGCTGAACCCTTTCATTTACAGCCTAAGAAACAAGGACATGAAAGGAGCATTGAGGATGCTCATTACTAGGAAATTAAGATTCATTCTAGGAGTATGAAATATCTTCCTGAACAGACAACAATCACATACTGTGGGAAAAGGTTGGCTACGAGTTTTTTCTAGTATCGCAGGAAATCAGTCTGTTCTCCTCTTGACCTTGTGACTTGATGGATAGAGGAATAAATCAGTTACTAGAATTTCTGGTTCTAGTGCTTTTGTATTGAGGAATTTTGCATATTGAATGAAATACACTGAGTTGCTATTATGACTGAATTCTAGATCTAGATTAGTTCCCTTCCTATTCAAGTGTAGGTCTACACCATTTCTATTTTGTTAGAAAATTTAAGCAATTGTGACAACAGTGGGAAAATTATATTGCATTATGTAAACCTAGTCCCACATGCCTAAGAAATTTTCTCCTATTGTTCAGATATCTTTAACTAAGGATATGGGTTATACTGAGCAGAAACCCAATCAGATCCAAAAACTGATGCAAGGATTTTTCTCACTATTTTACAACTCAAGAACTTATATGTCTTATGAGAAAATTAGTCCCACAGTAGTCCTTTCTCTGTTCCTTTGATTGAAATAGAGTCTTGGTGGGAATAAGATACCTCTTTTTCTAATTTCAGAGAAGTACAGCTGTTTACCATGCTTCTCCCAATTCAGAAAGGCCCTAATCTTTACACCAATTAAAATTAGATTATGTGATTATACATCCTATATTGTAgcctgttttttattttcttttcatgcaTAAAACTCTATCTCCTTCTATATTCAAGTCCAATGACAAATTGAGGGAGGCCTGATCCCAAACTGTTATTCAATTAATATGCATTGCATAATAAACCAATATACTCAGTAACTCAAACTTAATTTCCTCAGACAATTCAGATTTCATTCATCACAGCTTTTGGCAAGTAAAATCAGGTCAAGTTAGGACTCTGACTCCTTAGATAACAGACTTTTAGAAAAACTTCCTAGATTACTCAAATTAATCTTTTACTGAAGGAATTATTTGCTGAAGATTACTCCCCAGAAATCAAACCCTTCTTCATCTCAACCTTCTTCCAAGCTAAAGTAAGGTTTTCTCCCACACTGTTGGGCAAGATTTACCTACACATTGCAAGGAAAGTTATCCCGACTCAGAACATTGGGGAAGGTTTATGCCTTTATAGTTAGTAATGAAGTCCCATAATAGTAAAATAACAAAGGATTATACATGATCTATACAAAACCTTGGGTCCATTTGTTGGGGGAAAACTGATTTGGGGCAAATGGACCCCAGCAAAATACAACTTCATGTCTGAAGTGGCCCCCAGTAAGGAGCAAACTGACCCTGTGATAATCTCTACTATTGTGTCTTCGTACTAAAAAATGGGGAATGATCTGACTTACTCTCTTCCCCATGAGGAAAAATCCCATCTGGCTATTATCAGGTGTAAACAATTCCCAAATTATTCTGTTTGTATAGAATGATTATGAGGATTAGACTCTTTATCAACCTCCATTCTCTATTCTGAGTATCTTTAAGATCTGAGTATCTTTAAATCTTTGAGAGAGAGATTAAGATATCTTTTAGATAGGTCTGGGACCTGATCTGCCAGGGATTTCATCTGGCTCCTCCTTGACACCTCACTCTGAGCTACCAAATTCTTCCCTGGTCCTGAGAAACTCCCAAatttatatttcccctataaaagatctgctcatgatgaaaatctttgctaagttctttacaaGACTAAGCCTGCTACAACACACTCTCTCCCCCTCATAGTATCTTCTCTCCAATGGTGTCTTTTTCCTAATTTGTAGCTAAATCTGGTTAGTCTGCAATACTCCTCTATGAATCTACTAACCTGCCAGTCAATTGTATACTCCAggcctcatggcatattccttgAATGGatacttccaaattcctttccttaataataataaccctATTACTCTGtcatatctatttcatatttgccacttctTATTTTGTCTGTAGACTCTTCTCCTGAATAAACCTGTCCCATTAAACAGGATGAACTCCCACTTTATGCTTTTATTGAAAACTTAGGTTAATACATGTTGAAGGCTTGAAGATAAAGGAGATTGTAGAAAAATCATTAAAGAGTTtggaaattaatcattttaagattgcagTAAAGCACTCCTGAGACCTTATCCCAATGTAGATGAACTACAAGTTTTAGTATCTTAAGGTGTATGGATAAGTGAAATGGGAATGCTCATAAACTTTGATCTGAtaagggaatcagaaaagaataatttcaggATCCATGTAGGAAGACGAatcaaataaatttcaaataaataatttcaggATCCATGTGAGAAGATAGAGCATAAAATAGACCCAAAAAGAACAGTGGGGTATACCTACTTGAGGGTAGATGGGGCATAGTTGCAAAGTTCTGAGAAGAAATACAACTAGAAAGGGAATGAAGCCTAGCCAACCTTGATCTGTCTCAAAAATGAAGGTTTCAGGAAGCACTTACCAATGGGAGGAGGATGTCTTGACTAAAATTATCTCCCAGAGCAAGAAGGCCAAAGTTATATCCCGGAGCAAGAAGAGCAAGAAGGATAATAGCATTCCCCATTCTTTAGTACCAAGGCACGATAATCTCTACTATCGTAGAGGCCACTCAGACATATTGACAAAAGGGGAAGAGGTTAGTTGAGGCATTGTTACAAAGTCCTGAGAATCAGAAACAGAGccaggaacaaatgaaatatttagggTTGTCCTTCTATTTCAAAGGAAACCTCAGTgaataaaagaggcaagaatacAACCAGAAATCAAGatgatataaaacataaaatcaacaaataattaaaatttattaaataaaatgtagcaGAAAAGTGGGATTATTTTCAAGGTCTCTTTCATACCTGACACTTTATTATTCTATGAGCTAGGTTCAAATATTTCCTTGATTACTCTTTAATTGTATGATTACAATTAATGTCAATTTCCTAGATTCACACTTAGAAAAATTACagaatatcctcattttatggactTAAAATATTATAGACTCTAACCTCTATTGGAGCATAATTCTTTTCTATAGCACCAAATAATAAAATCTCTTAAATACCTTCCTTCTGGTACTGTGGCTACCCTCTactgaataaacaaaaaatgagacATGAATGTGATGGGGATTACATTGTAAGAAATAATGTATACAGCATGCCTGGGAAGACGTGACTAAtacttaatacttttattttatttgtcataCACATACCATCTTGTTGACCCGACTCTCATTCTGTGGGCACAATGAAATCCCTCATTCTTTCTATGACCTCAGTACCCTTTTAAAGTTGGCAAGCTCGGATGATTTCAGCAAGACCTGGAGAGATCTagaggaactgatgcaaagtgaaatgagcagaaccaggagatcattgtacacagcaacaacaagactatacgacaatcaattctgatggacccacgtcctcaacaatgagatgattccaacCAGCTCTACTTGTACAGTGATTAAGAGGGCCATCCACACctagagagagaatcatgggaacacaaggtggaacacaacatagtattctcactctctgtgttgttctttgcttgcattttgctttttttcctcagttttttcttttcttccttcttgatctgattttttttgcacaaccagataattgtataaacatgtttacacagattggatctaacatgtatttcaatatatttaacatatattggactacctgccagctagaagAGTGTAATGTCCGGACTacctctctggaggatctctggatgagcCTTAGTCTTAGGTGGAGGAGTAATGAAGACAGGAGAGCCACAAGGAggttctctatttctgtctctgtcttctgt of the Sarcophilus harrisii chromosome 1, mSarHar1.11, whole genome shotgun sequence genome contains:
- the LOC100934409 gene encoding olfactory receptor 1361-like, translated to MEGRNQSGISEFMLLGLSEDPEQQRLLFFLFLFMYLITGLGNLLIMMAIISDPHLHTPMYFFLSNLSLVDICFTSTTIPKMLNNHIFKNRTIPFAGCLTQVFFFIWFAGIDSILLTAMAYDRYVAICAPLHYSTVMTPRVCALLVLVSWSWACANSLTHTVLLTRLSFCGHNEIPHFFCDLSPLLKLACSDMFINDLMVYTVGALTTILPFIGILISYAHIFMAVMKISSVSGKQKVFSTCGSHLTVVCLFYGTIIGVYFSPTSTHTAQQDTAATVMYTVVTPMLNPFIYSLRNKDMKGALRMLITRKLRFILGV